The Tachypleus tridentatus isolate NWPU-2018 chromosome 5, ASM421037v1, whole genome shotgun sequence genome includes a window with the following:
- the LOC143250345 gene encoding zinc finger MYM-type protein 1-like, which translates to MISRYDEIVKRKLSGPGNAKYTHHDIQNELLDITAGMIRKDISKEVMEAEHFALMVDETKDVSKQEQLSIVVKYLHQQSLHEEFLDFTTAEGLDANSLLKKILESLAKCGIDHNACIGQCYDGAAVMSGHISGVQEKFRREVSQAVYVHCCAPRLNLVLVDCVHNVQAAAEFL; encoded by the coding sequence ATGATTTCCAGGTATGATGAAATCGTGAAGAGGAAGCTGAGTGGTCCTGGCAATGCCAAGTACACGCACCATGATATCCAAAACGAACTGCTTGACATCACAGCTGGAATGATCAGGAAGGATATCAGCAAAGAGGTCATGGAAGCTGAGCATTTTGCTCTAATGGtggatgaaacaaaggatgtgagcaaACAAGAACAGCTGTCCATTGTGGTAAAGTACCTCCACCAACAGAGCCTTCACGAGGAGTTCCTGGACTTCACAACTGCTGAGGGTCTGGATGCAAATTCATTGCTCAAGAAAATCTTGGAGTCTCTggctaaatgtggtattgaccataatgccTGCATTGGTCAGTGCTATGATGGAGCTGCAGTCATGTCAGGGCACATCAGTGGCGTACAGGAGAAGTTCAGAAGAGAGGTGTCTCAGGCTGTGTATGTCCACTGCTGTGCACCCAGGCTCAACCTTGTGCTAGTTGATTGTGTGCACAACGTCCAGGCTGCAGCAGAGTTtttgtga